The following proteins are co-located in the Sandaracinaceae bacterium genome:
- a CDS encoding thioredoxin domain-containing protein yields MDHAAALPPQRHIAAQAAREVFRQGGNTAFWAYISLLFVNQQDLSRDTLERLAQEVTGVNMAQFRQALDTERHRAAVDADSAAVQAAGITGTPGFVINGEHVSGAVPYEQLAAAVERALAEADAR; encoded by the coding sequence GTGGACCATGCCGCTGCCCTTCCACCCCAACGCCACATCGCGGCCCAGGCGGCGCGCGAGGTCTTCCGCCAGGGCGGGAACACTGCGTTCTGGGCCTACATCAGCCTGCTCTTTGTGAACCAGCAAGACCTCTCGCGCGACACGCTCGAGCGCCTGGCCCAGGAGGTGACCGGGGTCAACATGGCGCAGTTCCGCCAGGCCCTCGACACCGAGCGCCACCGCGCCGCCGTGGACGCCGACTCCGCCGCGGTGCAGGCCGCCGGCATCACGGGCACGCCGGGCTTCGTGATCAACGGCGAGCACGTGTCGGGCGCCGTGCCCTACGAGCAGCTGGCCGCGGCCGTGGAACGCGCGCTCGCCGAGGCGGACGCCCGCTAG
- a CDS encoding helix-turn-helix transcriptional regulator, translated as MSRSSLSGVDCGVAQALDIIGEWWTLLILRNAFHGMRTFDAFQEHLGISSSVLSARLKTLCEAGVLEKLPSEHDGRSFEYRLTERGLDLYPVLAGLVLWGEKWFPNGRGPRTQLLDKRTGKPVDGVHVLARDGTRLGPRDVTPVAGRGADEKVRALVAHRKTRRA; from the coding sequence ATGTCACGTTCGTCGCTCAGCGGTGTGGACTGCGGCGTTGCCCAGGCGCTCGACATCATCGGCGAGTGGTGGACGCTGCTGATCCTGCGCAACGCCTTCCACGGTATGCGCACCTTCGACGCGTTTCAGGAGCACCTCGGCATCTCGTCGAGCGTGCTCAGCGCGCGCCTGAAGACGCTGTGCGAAGCGGGCGTGCTCGAGAAGCTGCCGTCCGAGCACGACGGCCGCTCGTTCGAGTACCGGCTGACCGAGCGTGGCCTCGACCTCTACCCGGTGCTGGCCGGGCTGGTGCTGTGGGGCGAGAAGTGGTTCCCGAACGGGCGCGGCCCGCGCACGCAGCTGCTGGACAAGCGCACCGGCAAGCCCGTGGACGGCGTGCACGTGCTGGCCCGCGACGGCACGCGCCTCGGACCGCGCGACGTGACGCCGGTGGCAGGACGCGGGGCCGATGAGAAGGTGCGCGCGCTGGTGGCGCACCGGAAGACGCGCCGCGCGTAG
- a CDS encoding thioredoxin domain-containing protein, whose translation MSMKRVLTAFVLLAGASLGPSGCGSAPPPCVCPCAEGVGAGAAPEAEAPADDAWAGGEDTSGVQRFAVPVTAEQPSQGPADALVTMVVFSDFQCPFCARLNPTIEQLMRAYPTQLRVVWRNLPLAFHPNAMPAAEAAMEAFAQGGDRAFWQMRPALRAPARPHARDPGPPGRPVGPRHAALPGRHGQPRAPGRHRGGHGAGGADRGPGHAQLVLERRAGHRRTAL comes from the coding sequence ATGTCCATGAAGAGAGTCCTGACCGCGTTCGTGCTCCTCGCGGGAGCCAGCCTCGGCCCGAGCGGGTGCGGCTCCGCGCCGCCACCGTGTGTGTGCCCGTGCGCCGAGGGCGTGGGGGCAGGCGCCGCGCCGGAAGCCGAAGCGCCGGCGGACGACGCGTGGGCCGGTGGCGAAGACACGAGCGGCGTGCAGCGCTTCGCCGTCCCCGTGACCGCGGAGCAGCCGAGCCAGGGGCCTGCGGACGCGCTGGTCACTATGGTGGTCTTCAGCGACTTCCAGTGCCCCTTCTGCGCTCGGTTGAACCCCACCATCGAGCAGCTGATGCGCGCCTACCCCACGCAGCTGCGCGTGGTGTGGCGCAACCTGCCGCTGGCCTTCCACCCGAACGCGATGCCCGCCGCCGAGGCCGCCATGGAGGCCTTCGCGCAGGGCGGTGACCGGGCGTTCTGGCAGATGCGACCTGCTCTTCGAGCACCAGCGCGACCTCACGCGCGAGACCCTGGACCGCCTGGCCGCCCAGTTGGGCCTCGACACGCAGCGCTTCCAGGCCGCCATGGACAGCCACGCGCACCAGGACGCCATCGAGGCGGACATGGCGCTGGCGGAGCAGATCGGGGCCCAGGGCACGCCCAACTCGTTCTTGAACGGCGTGCAGGTCACCGGCGCACAGCCCTTTGA